From the Hordeum vulgare subsp. vulgare chromosome 1H, MorexV3_pseudomolecules_assembly, whole genome shotgun sequence genome, the window AGCGGGAGGGCGCCGTCGGCGCGGCCGAGATGGCGGCCCTGCTCGAGCGCGCCGTGCGCGAGATCAAGGCCAACACGTTCGGCCTCGTCCTCCAGCAGGCGGCCAAGATCCGCCGCCTCAGCACGCTGGAAGGCTGGGACGTCCGCCGCGTCGACGCCACCGCCGTCTTCGCGTCCATGGCCGAGGGCTCGGGCGGCCACAAGGAGGTCTGGGAGTCGGCCGTGTGGGCACCGTGCCAAGAGATGGTGCGCCTTTTCCTCCATGCTGAAGCTGCCACTCTGCCAACTGATCTCGAGGTGGATGAGGCTATGGCTGGGCTTTCCCTCGGTGTCTCGGTTATCCCCGTTGCTGCAGTCGGTGACGTCGGCGACGATGATGTAAGCGTTGTCCTGACCCCGCCAACAGTACTGCACGAGCATGAGAATGAAGGATCCATAAACAAGGATGGTGCTGCCGGCGTTGTACTCAATGGCACCCACGACGTCGTGGACAAGGATCCTGCCTGCGGTGGCGGCGATGGTGAGGATCATGGAAGCAATGCCGGCGTTGCTCAGGCTGCTCCGGCAGCAGCTGGAGCTAAGCCGGACGACACAGCCTAAGCTAGCTGggaacatgcatgcatgcatgcatggcttcATTACCGGCTTTGTCGCATTCCATGGTGCTTGGAGTTCTCCACTCGTGCTTTGGACGTACTCCTCCACAGTCGGTTGCATGCAAGCATGGGAGATAGTGGCACAAGTCTCATGAGCTTAAGCTAGCTTTACTGTTTAATTTATCTCTCGTTTTCTGAATAATCATGAAACATCGCATGACTATGGTGATCGAATTTAAAGaaatttgtgttgttgttgttattatataTGTAATTCAACTGGAAATTAAATTTGTGTGAGTCGCTTTGTTGCCGTTTGTAAAATCTATGAAAACCCTCCTACTCCTCCGTAGAGGAGCCGCAGGGATTATATTGAGGGCAATGCTCTGCGTCGGCGTGCCGCCTTTCAACAGGCCGTGCGCGGGCCGCACGATCCACCAACCACCGCGCATCCGCATCGTTGGAtcttcatgcaacatttttttcttccgatgcagcaattttttcaacggttgcaataaaaaataaaaaaattagcaaaaaatatctacatgatcgtagcaagaaaaacgaagctgatggtgcgtggtagcaaaagtcaaacgccggttgtgacaaaatctacgtgaacgtgtatgtaacttttttagtgaacggttgcagcaaaaaatgatgccggttgtagcaaaaattaacacggttgtagcaaaacaatactggttgtagcaaaaaatctgACGAACTgaggttgcaaccaaacgtgtatgcaacttttttagtgaatgaatgtagcaaaattcaaaaaaaatgttgcatgaccATAGCGCGTGTCACGTGGCTGTCTGGGAAGGGGAtagcgtgtgtgtgtgtggagacGATCGGCGCGTCGTTCGGCCGGCGCGCCGTTCCCAAGCATTGCCGTTATATTGGTTGAGGCAGGAGAACTCTGCCGTGGCTTGTAAGTAGATCAACTGAATCAACTCGGTTGGTAGTTGTACAGATAGACGACtaataggg encodes:
- the LOC123405674 gene encoding adenylate isopentenyltransferase 5, chloroplastic-like, producing MECKGVNGQSPKPKVVFVLGATATGKSKLAISLARRFGGEVINSDKIQVYDGVPILTNKVTEEESAGVPHHLLGGVHPDADFTADDFRRVAEAAISRVISAGRLPVVAGGSNNYVEALVEADGAAFRAAHDCLFLWLDAAPGLMEWYTGLRVDDMVRRGLVDETRAAFEEGADYTRGVRRAIGLPEMHEYLRAEREGAVGAAEMAALLERAVREIKANTFGLVLQQAAKIRRLSTLEGWDVRRVDATAVFASMAEGSGGHKEVWESAVWAPCQEMVRLFLHAEAATLPTDLEVDEAMAGLSLGVSVIPVAAVGDVGDDDVSVVLTPPTVLHEHENEGSINKDGAAGVVLNGTHDVVDKDPACGGGDGEDHGSNAGVAQAAPAAAGAKPDDTA